Proteins co-encoded in one Paenibacillus sp. genomic window:
- a CDS encoding nucleotidyltransferase-like protein: protein MIKSIVERFYMHRPDIIGAAFIEKPMQFSALIDGFDALIIVVTDGDRRLSYTHHYSKDQTYIQERWYDRTTLEALLGPGGNRDVQQWLMTGEIVLDREGFLQEKREMLLSVAPDKREQRLFKEFALFLRHFLLSRNFLEEGEVLDAHSHILQAVHHWAKISVIESGVVPELTVWKQVRKANPGIFKLYEELTMSNETLEQRIRLAHLACDFSVMSKLKDCCQPLLRILSSRSEPWSATELENHPDLRTMQTELHLLLKKLVRRKLIQEVFVASDANLDMLEMRYIS from the coding sequence ATGATCAAATCGATAGTCGAGCGGTTTTACATGCATAGGCCGGATATCATCGGCGCCGCGTTCATCGAGAAGCCGATGCAATTTTCCGCGCTGATCGACGGATTCGACGCGTTGATCATTGTGGTCACCGACGGCGATCGGCGGCTCAGCTACACCCATCATTATAGTAAAGACCAAACGTACATACAAGAAAGATGGTACGACCGGACGACGTTGGAGGCGCTGCTCGGCCCGGGAGGCAACCGCGACGTGCAGCAGTGGCTAATGACAGGGGAAATCGTGTTGGATCGAGAAGGATTTTTGCAAGAGAAAAGGGAGATGCTGCTCTCCGTGGCGCCGGATAAGCGCGAGCAGCGATTGTTCAAGGAGTTCGCGCTGTTCCTCCGACATTTTCTGCTTAGCCGGAATTTCTTGGAGGAAGGCGAAGTGCTCGACGCGCACAGCCATATTCTGCAGGCGGTCCACCATTGGGCGAAAATATCGGTCATCGAAAGCGGCGTCGTTCCGGAGTTGACCGTATGGAAGCAGGTCCGCAAAGCGAATCCGGGCATCTTCAAGCTGTACGAAGAACTGACGATGAGCAACGAGACGCTGGAGCAGCGCATCCGGCTCGCGCACCTCGCTTGCGATTTTTCGGTCATGTCCAAGTTGAAGGACTGCTGTCAGCCGCTGCTGCGCATTTTATCGAGCCGGTCGGAGCCGTGGAGCGCGACCGAGCTGGAGAACCATCCGGACCTGCGCACGATGCAGACGGAATTGCACCTGCTCTTGAAGAAACTCGTGCGCCGCAAATTGATCCAAGAGGTGTTTGTCGCGAGCGACGCGAACCTCGATATGTTGGAGATGCGGTATATCAGTTAA